One window of the Eucalyptus grandis isolate ANBG69807.140 chromosome 6, ASM1654582v1, whole genome shotgun sequence genome contains the following:
- the LOC120294308 gene encoding ankyrin repeat-containing protein At5g02620-like — protein MGMLLWKEDEEMVGSINKAGESALYVAAELGFEKVVKETVKFLESGRQCEEGVRNRALRGPEGQNPLHAAVLAGNRKIATRLLLTDPSSAYTKERTHGRTPLLEAASSGHLHVLGEILEHCPDTVEVADDEGRNVVHLALKCGPKHSKAVLRLPELVRLVNEADCFGNTPLHVAAGDLNYRMVKRLLKIPGVDLRAKNNKGCTFLDICESKWQYTKRKVRR, from the exons ATGGGGATGTTACTgtggaaagaagatgaagagatggTGGGGAGCATCAACAAGGCCGGCGAGAGCGCATTGTATGTGGCGGCTGAGTTAGGGTTTGAGAAAGTGGTAAAGGAGACGGTGAAGTTCTTGGAGAGCGGCAGGCAATGTGAAGAAGGTGTTCGGAATCGCGCTTTGAGGGGCCCGGAAGGCCAAAACCCCTTGCACGCTGCTGTTCTTGCTGGAAATAGGA AAATCGCCACCCGCCTCCTCCTAACCGACCCTTCCTCGGCCTACACCAAGGAACGCACCCATGGCCGAACCCCACTGCTCGAAGCTGCCTCGTCGGGCCATCTCCACGTCCTGGGAGAGATCCTCGAGCACTGCCCCGACACGGTCGAGGTCGCTGACGACGAGGGCCGGAACGTGGTTCACCTCGCGCTGAAGTGCGGGCCGAAACACTCTAAGGCGGTGTTGAGATTGCCCGAGCTGGTGAGGCTGGTGAACGAGGCCGACTGCTTTGGGAACACGCCGCTGCACGTGGCGGCTGGGGACCTGAACTACAGAATGGTGAAGAGGTTGCTGAAGATTCCCGGGGTGGATCTGAGGGCCAAGAACAACAAGGGCTGCACGTTTCTGGATATTTGTGAGTCTAAGTGGCAATACACCAAGAGGAAG GTTAGGCGGTGA